Proteins encoded within one genomic window of Microbacterium sp. LKL04:
- a CDS encoding PRD domain-containing protein, producing the protein MTDGAPRRRGTVVHKVLNNNVVISLDEQGRERVLMGRGLGFQLKPTDSLDPAKVEKTFILDAGEDGERERRMLTDTPYPIIEAVSRAVDQAERTLGHHLGRRLTVAVIDHVQFVLERLDKGIRIPTANMPELRVLHPAEFAAAAAMAASISEALGTELPAEEAVFLTMHLLNATRDEPNGTAALLFRRVQHVVLTVENGLGVKLDVESPDYARFVLHIQFLLQRLVSRSMLRSADSSFFEFAKHSYPRSYAIAQEVKAYVRAATESELTDEELLYVIVHVERLASQVTASPE; encoded by the coding sequence ATGACGGATGGGGCTCCGCGGCGCCGCGGAACGGTTGTGCACAAGGTGCTCAACAACAACGTCGTCATCTCGCTCGACGAGCAGGGCCGCGAACGCGTCCTCATGGGCCGCGGCCTCGGATTCCAGCTGAAGCCCACCGACTCCCTCGACCCTGCCAAGGTCGAGAAGACCTTCATCCTCGACGCCGGCGAGGACGGCGAGCGCGAACGCCGGATGCTGACCGACACCCCCTACCCGATCATCGAAGCCGTCTCGCGCGCCGTCGACCAGGCCGAGCGGACTCTCGGGCATCACCTCGGGCGCCGGTTGACCGTCGCGGTCATCGACCACGTCCAGTTCGTGCTGGAACGCTTGGACAAGGGCATCCGAATCCCGACGGCGAACATGCCGGAGCTGCGCGTCCTCCACCCGGCGGAGTTCGCCGCAGCCGCCGCGATGGCGGCGTCGATCTCCGAGGCACTCGGAACGGAACTGCCCGCCGAGGAGGCCGTCTTCCTCACGATGCACCTCCTGAACGCCACGCGGGACGAGCCGAACGGGACCGCTGCGCTGCTGTTCCGCCGCGTGCAGCACGTCGTCCTGACGGTCGAGAACGGGCTCGGCGTGAAGCTCGACGTCGAAAGCCCCGACTACGCCCGGTTCGTGCTGCACATCCAGTTCCTCTTGCAGCGGCTCGTGTCCAGATCGATGCTGCGCAGCGCCGACAGCTCGTTCTTCGAGTTCGCCAAGCACAGCTACCCGCGGTCGTATGCGATCGCGCAGGAGGTCAAGGCCTACGTCCGTGCGGCCACGGAGTCCGAGCTCACCGACGAGGAGCTGTTGTACGTCATTGTGCACGTCGAGCGGCTCGCATCCCAGGTCACCGCTTCGCCGGAGTGA
- a CDS encoding beta-glucoside-specific PTS transporter subunit IIABC, whose translation MDYSKTAAGVLKGVGGEENVSSLVHCATRLRFVLKDESKADSAAVKATPGVVTVAQAGGQYQVVIGNDVPDVFAEIGKISKLGAASADGAASDAPKGNLFNRFISMISAIFTPVLWALAGTGLLKAFLAAAVTFGWIATDTSTYAVLNALSDAFINFLPIALSITAARYFKANEWTSLAIAGALVYPTMAGLVGQPGLSFFGIPFTMVSYVSSVIPIIVIVWLQSYAEKFLYRVLPGAVKRFMTPMIVVLIAVPLVFVVIGPISDLLGGGLGKGIGWVFENAPWAGGAIMGGLWQVFVIFGLHWGLVPLFTLEFQTTGQILLVGPVFAAVLAQAAAVAGVWVRARNKNLKSLAAPATLSGFLAGITEPAIYGINLPLKRPFAFGIVGGAIGGAIIGIGGVFAKAFVVPSGLALPALFGNGNMFMLVIGLGVAIVVPFLLTVIIGFVEPAEDAAPAPATAENDLAVLSPLDGTVVPLSETPDAAFAEGALGDGVAILPRSGALYAPFDATIAAAFPTGHAIGLRHADGAEVLIHIGIDTVKLGGQHFDVKVTTGQQVKAGDLLVEFDGDAIEKAGYDLTTPIVVTNGELYPAITDRAAGPIAHGEPLFTAVSVESAAVTA comes from the coding sequence ATGGACTACTCGAAGACCGCGGCCGGCGTCCTGAAGGGCGTCGGCGGAGAAGAGAACGTCAGTTCGCTCGTGCACTGCGCGACGCGCCTGCGCTTCGTCCTCAAGGACGAGTCGAAGGCCGACAGCGCCGCCGTCAAGGCGACGCCCGGTGTCGTGACGGTCGCCCAGGCCGGCGGCCAGTATCAGGTCGTCATCGGCAACGACGTGCCCGACGTCTTCGCCGAGATCGGCAAGATCTCGAAGCTCGGCGCGGCCTCCGCCGACGGCGCGGCGAGCGACGCCCCGAAGGGCAACCTCTTCAACCGCTTCATCTCGATGATCTCGGCGATCTTCACGCCCGTCCTGTGGGCGCTCGCCGGCACGGGTCTGCTGAAGGCGTTCCTCGCGGCGGCCGTCACGTTCGGCTGGATCGCGACCGACACCTCGACCTACGCCGTCCTCAACGCACTGTCGGACGCCTTCATCAACTTCCTGCCGATCGCCCTGTCGATCACGGCCGCTCGCTACTTCAAGGCGAACGAGTGGACCTCGCTCGCGATCGCCGGCGCGCTCGTCTATCCGACGATGGCGGGCCTGGTCGGGCAGCCGGGGCTCAGCTTCTTCGGCATCCCCTTCACGATGGTCAGCTACGTCTCGAGCGTCATCCCGATCATTGTGATCGTCTGGCTGCAGAGCTACGCCGAGAAGTTCCTTTACCGCGTGCTCCCGGGCGCCGTGAAGCGCTTCATGACCCCGATGATCGTGGTGCTCATCGCCGTCCCGCTGGTCTTCGTCGTCATCGGCCCGATCTCGGACCTCCTCGGCGGTGGCCTGGGCAAGGGCATCGGCTGGGTCTTCGAGAACGCCCCGTGGGCGGGTGGCGCCATCATGGGCGGCCTCTGGCAGGTCTTCGTGATCTTCGGTCTGCACTGGGGTCTCGTTCCGCTGTTCACCCTCGAGTTCCAGACCACGGGACAGATCCTGCTGGTCGGCCCCGTCTTCGCCGCGGTCCTCGCGCAGGCGGCCGCCGTCGCCGGCGTCTGGGTGCGTGCGCGCAACAAGAACCTCAAGTCGCTCGCGGCCCCCGCGACCCTGTCGGGCTTCCTCGCCGGCATCACCGAGCCCGCGATCTACGGCATCAACCTTCCCCTCAAGCGCCCGTTCGCCTTCGGCATCGTCGGCGGCGCGATCGGCGGCGCGATCATCGGCATCGGCGGCGTCTTCGCAAAGGCGTTCGTCGTCCCCTCCGGCCTCGCCCTTCCGGCCCTGTTCGGTAACGGCAACATGTTCATGCTCGTCATCGGCCTCGGTGTCGCGATCGTCGTCCCGTTCCTGCTCACCGTGATCATCGGCTTCGTCGAGCCCGCTGAGGATGCGGCGCCCGCCCCGGCGACCGCGGAGAACGACCTCGCCGTCCTCAGCCCGCTCGATGGCACCGTGGTCCCGCTGTCCGAGACGCCGGATGCCGCGTTCGCCGAGGGCGCGCTCGGCGACGGCGTCGCGATCCTCCCTCGCAGCGGAGCCCTGTACGCCCCGTTCGACGCGACGATCGCCGCCGCGTTCCCGACCGGCCACGCCATCGGCCTGCGTCACGCGGACGGCGCCGAGGTGCTGATCCACATCGGCATCGACACGGTCAAACTCGGCGGGCAGCACTTCGACGTGAAGGTCACGACGGGCCAGCAGGTGAAGGCCGGCGACCTGCTCGTCGAGTTCGACGGCGACGCGATCGAGAAGGCCGGGTACGACCTGACCACGCCGATCGTCGTCACCAACGGCGAGCTCTACCCGGCGATCACCGACCGCGCTGCAGGCCCCATCGCCCACGGTGAGCCGCTGTTCACGGCGGTCTCGGTCGAGTCCGCGGCCGTCACGGCCTGA
- a CDS encoding glycoside hydrolase family 1 protein yields MSTISFPDGFLWGGATAANQLEGAYLEDGKGLSIQDVMPQGIMTPRSEGPTDDNLKQVGIDFYHRYAEDIALFAEMGFKTFRFSIAWSRIFPKGDETEPNEAGLAFYDRVLDELERHGIEPLVTISHYETPLHLAETYDGWVNRDMIGFYERYVRTLFSRYGARVKYWLTFNEINSIVHAPFMSGGINTPKDELSPSDLYQAIHHELVASALATKVARELAPNAQVGCMVLSMPVYPLTPNPDDVFAALTTERVNLAFGDIHVRGEYPGYYLRSLREQGVELNITDEDRTLLKENTVDFVSFSYYSSICETTDESKRVMGEGNLFGGVKNPTLKESEWGWQIDPVGLRLVLNQFWDRWQKPLFIVENGLGAKDQLVEVDGVKTVQDDYRIAYLQAHLEAVGEAIADGVDLMGYTTWGCIDLVSASTAQLSKRYGFIYVDRNDDGSGSLDRYKKASFDWYAEVIRTNGASLAR; encoded by the coding sequence ATGAGCACCATCTCGTTCCCCGACGGCTTCCTCTGGGGCGGCGCGACCGCCGCGAACCAGCTCGAGGGCGCATACCTCGAAGACGGCAAGGGACTCTCGATCCAGGACGTGATGCCGCAGGGCATCATGACCCCGCGCAGCGAGGGCCCGACGGACGACAACCTGAAGCAGGTCGGCATCGACTTCTACCACCGGTACGCGGAGGACATCGCGCTCTTCGCCGAGATGGGGTTCAAGACCTTCCGGTTCTCGATCGCCTGGAGCCGCATCTTCCCCAAGGGCGACGAGACCGAACCCAACGAAGCCGGCCTCGCGTTCTACGACCGGGTCCTCGACGAGCTCGAGCGCCACGGCATCGAGCCGCTCGTCACGATCTCGCACTACGAGACCCCGTTACACCTCGCCGAGACCTATGACGGCTGGGTCAACCGCGACATGATCGGCTTCTACGAGCGCTACGTGCGGACGCTCTTCTCGCGCTACGGCGCCCGCGTGAAGTACTGGCTGACCTTCAACGAGATCAACTCGATCGTGCACGCGCCCTTCATGTCGGGCGGGATCAACACCCCGAAGGACGAGCTGTCGCCCTCGGACCTGTACCAGGCGATCCACCACGAGCTCGTTGCATCGGCGCTCGCGACCAAGGTGGCCCGTGAGCTCGCACCGAACGCGCAGGTCGGCTGCATGGTGCTGTCGATGCCGGTCTACCCGCTGACGCCGAACCCCGACGACGTGTTCGCGGCGCTCACGACGGAGCGCGTCAACCTCGCCTTCGGCGACATCCACGTGCGCGGCGAGTACCCCGGCTACTACCTGCGGAGCCTGCGCGAGCAGGGTGTTGAGCTGAACATCACCGACGAGGACCGCACGCTCCTCAAGGAGAACACCGTCGACTTCGTGTCGTTCAGCTACTACTCCTCGATCTGCGAGACGACCGACGAGTCGAAGCGCGTCATGGGCGAAGGCAACCTCTTCGGCGGCGTCAAGAACCCGACGCTGAAGGAGTCGGAGTGGGGCTGGCAGATCGACCCCGTCGGCCTCCGCCTCGTGCTGAACCAGTTCTGGGACCGCTGGCAGAAGCCGCTGTTCATCGTCGAGAACGGCCTGGGCGCGAAGGACCAGCTCGTCGAGGTCGACGGTGTGAAGACCGTCCAGGACGACTACCGCATCGCGTACCTGCAGGCGCACCTCGAGGCGGTCGGTGAAGCTATCGCCGACGGCGTCGACCTCATGGGCTACACGACCTGGGGGTGCATCGACCTCGTCTCGGCGTCGACCGCGCAGCTCAGCAAGCGGTACGGCTTCATCTACGTCGACCGGAACGACGACGGCAGCGGATCACTCGATCGCTACAAGAAGGCGTCGTTCGACTGGTACGCGGAGGTCATCCGCACGAACGGCGCGTCGCTGGCGCGCTGA
- the mmuM gene encoding homocysteine S-methyltransferase, with protein MPDVRAVIAGRPLVLDGGLGTMLEARGHDLAGALWSAGVLIEAPGDVRDVHAEFVAAGAEVITTASYQLGYDNLGAAGYDQAAVDRLLTASVRLAREAAQGRAWVAASVGPFGAVRADGSEYTGDYGVSATDLARWHRRRIEVLAAAGADLLAIETIASPVEVEAIALALEGVDVPAWISVSAASTAFDGGGLASALATAASASGVVAVGANCCPPDLIPAVFSHVPAGVAAVVYPNSGERWDAASRTWRGEPGSAFTDVDDWVDAGARLVGGCCRTTPADIAALAARLGTPGNNDAAVANHDRIGGQVSAPATRRSCG; from the coding sequence ATGCCCGATGTCCGCGCCGTGATCGCAGGCCGCCCCCTCGTCCTGGACGGCGGACTCGGGACGATGCTCGAAGCCCGCGGGCACGACCTCGCCGGCGCGCTCTGGTCGGCCGGTGTCCTCATCGAGGCGCCGGGCGATGTCCGCGACGTGCACGCCGAGTTCGTCGCCGCGGGCGCCGAGGTGATCACGACCGCCTCCTACCAGCTCGGGTACGACAACCTCGGCGCTGCCGGGTACGACCAGGCGGCCGTCGACCGGCTGCTCACGGCGTCGGTCCGGCTCGCGCGAGAAGCGGCGCAGGGGCGGGCGTGGGTCGCGGCATCCGTCGGTCCGTTCGGAGCGGTCCGTGCCGACGGCAGCGAGTACACGGGGGACTACGGGGTCTCTGCGACCGACCTGGCGCGGTGGCATCGGCGCCGCATCGAGGTGCTCGCCGCGGCCGGCGCCGACCTGCTCGCGATCGAGACCATCGCCTCTCCCGTCGAGGTCGAGGCGATCGCCCTCGCGCTCGAGGGGGTCGACGTCCCGGCGTGGATTTCGGTGTCCGCGGCGAGCACGGCGTTCGACGGCGGCGGCCTGGCATCCGCCCTCGCCACGGCGGCGTCCGCCTCGGGGGTCGTCGCGGTCGGGGCGAACTGCTGCCCGCCCGACCTCATTCCCGCCGTCTTCTCGCACGTGCCGGCCGGGGTAGCGGCCGTCGTGTACCCGAACAGCGGCGAGCGGTGGGATGCGGCATCCCGGACCTGGCGCGGCGAACCCGGGTCCGCCTTCACCGATGTCGACGACTGGGTGGATGCCGGTGCCCGCCTCGTCGGCGGGTGCTGCCGCACGACGCCCGCCGACATCGCAGCGCTCGCCGCCCGGCTCGGGACCCCCGGGAACAACGATGCGGCCGTGGCGAACCACGACCGCATCGGAGGGCAAGTCAGCGCGCCAGCGACGCGCCGTTCGTGCGGATGA
- a CDS encoding GNAT family N-acetyltransferase has protein sequence MTTSRIRPISVDDAGEVLTLQRAAFVQEALIYDAVDMPPLTQTLDEVRAELEENLGCVALDGERIVGCVRARLDGDLLLIGRIAIAPDQQGSGLGTSLLSAVEERGRDAGATTAELFTGSLSEANLRLYEREGYEESERVPGDDGTEQVFLRKRL, from the coding sequence GTGACGACTTCCCGCATCCGCCCGATCTCCGTGGACGACGCCGGCGAGGTGCTCACCCTGCAGCGCGCCGCCTTCGTGCAGGAGGCGCTCATCTACGACGCCGTCGACATGCCGCCGCTCACGCAGACCCTCGACGAGGTTCGCGCGGAGCTCGAGGAGAACCTCGGATGCGTCGCCCTCGACGGCGAGCGCATCGTGGGCTGCGTGCGGGCACGCCTCGACGGCGACCTGCTGCTCATCGGCCGGATCGCGATCGCCCCCGACCAGCAGGGATCGGGCCTCGGCACCTCGCTGCTGTCCGCCGTCGAGGAGCGCGGCAGGGATGCCGGGGCGACGACCGCCGAGCTGTTCACCGGGTCGCTGAGCGAGGCGAACCTCCGCCTCTACGAGCGCGAGGGGTACGAGGAGAGCGAACGGGTCCCCGGCGACGACGGGACCGAGCAGGTCTTCCTGCGCAAGCGGCTCTGA
- a CDS encoding Cof-type HAD-IIB family hydrolase, whose protein sequence is MTRIAFLDVDGTILEHGTAIADSTITAIRTARENGHLVYLCTGRAAGDIHPKVREIGYDGAITNGGAYAVRGDDLLFADPMPREDTDRLISYFESEDIDYFLQSDEAVFASEGVGAMLDEYFAERRKRHLEDARRLGQTDVVEPKPIVTYRPVADADLDAIAKTTFISKRSDSVDRAQTDLGDRFHVIPGSIPLPGGSNGEIGLRGTNKGSAILRVLDILGLDAADAVGIGDSWNDAEMFDVVGSPVAMGNADPALKERAGNVTTDVLDDGVWNAFVKLGLV, encoded by the coding sequence ATGACGCGCATCGCCTTCCTTGACGTGGACGGAACCATCCTGGAGCACGGGACGGCCATCGCCGACTCGACCATCACCGCCATCCGGACGGCACGCGAGAACGGGCACCTCGTCTATCTCTGCACCGGGCGAGCAGCGGGTGACATCCACCCCAAGGTCCGCGAGATCGGCTACGACGGCGCGATCACGAACGGCGGCGCCTACGCCGTCCGCGGGGACGACCTGCTGTTCGCCGACCCGATGCCCCGTGAGGACACCGACCGGCTGATCTCGTACTTCGAGTCGGAGGACATCGACTACTTCCTCCAGTCCGACGAAGCGGTCTTCGCGAGCGAGGGTGTCGGCGCGATGCTCGACGAATACTTCGCCGAGCGCCGCAAGCGTCACCTCGAGGACGCCCGCCGTCTCGGGCAGACCGACGTCGTCGAACCGAAGCCGATCGTCACCTACCGCCCCGTCGCCGACGCCGACCTCGATGCGATCGCGAAGACCACCTTCATCAGCAAGCGCTCCGACAGCGTCGACCGGGCCCAGACCGACCTCGGCGATCGCTTCCATGTCATCCCCGGCAGCATCCCGCTCCCCGGCGGGTCCAACGGCGAGATCGGCCTGCGCGGCACGAACAAGGGCTCGGCGATTTTGCGGGTGCTCGACATCCTCGGACTCGACGCCGCCGACGCGGTCGGCATCGGCGACAGCTGGAACGACGCGGAGATGTTCGACGTCGTCGGCTCGCCCGTCGCGATGGGCAACGCCGACCCCGCCCTCAAGGAGCGCGCCGGCAACGTCACGACCGACGTCCTCGACGACGGGGTGTGGAACGCGTTCGTCAAGCTCGGCCTGGTCTGA
- a CDS encoding SDR family oxidoreductase, whose product MTLAGKTILMSGGSRGIGLAIALRAARDGANIALLAKTDTPHPKLEGTVHSAAEQIRAAGGQALPIVGDVREDGDITEAVLKTQGEFGGIDIVVNNASVIDLSGSLELAAKKYDLMQDVNVRGTFMLSRAALPMLTDAANPHILSLSPPLNLSPKWLGAHTGYTLAKYGMTMATLGMAAEFAKDGVAANTLWPQTTIATAAVQFALGGDRMMKVSRTPEVYADAAYEVLCKPARDYTGQTLIVEDVLRDAGVTDFSRYAATPGTPDTELFPDIFLD is encoded by the coding sequence ATGACCCTCGCCGGAAAGACCATCCTCATGTCGGGCGGCAGCCGCGGCATCGGCCTCGCGATCGCCCTGCGCGCCGCGCGCGACGGTGCGAACATCGCCCTGCTCGCCAAGACCGACACCCCGCATCCCAAGCTCGAGGGCACCGTCCACTCGGCGGCCGAGCAGATCCGCGCGGCCGGCGGGCAGGCGCTCCCCATCGTCGGCGACGTCCGCGAGGACGGCGACATCACCGAGGCCGTCCTGAAGACGCAGGGCGAGTTCGGCGGGATCGACATCGTCGTCAACAACGCCTCGGTCATCGACCTGTCGGGCTCGCTCGAGCTCGCGGCGAAGAAGTACGACCTCATGCAGGACGTCAACGTGCGCGGCACGTTCATGCTCTCGCGGGCGGCGCTCCCGATGCTGACGGATGCCGCGAACCCCCACATCCTGTCGCTGTCGCCGCCCCTCAACCTGTCTCCGAAATGGCTCGGCGCGCACACCGGCTACACGCTCGCCAAGTACGGCATGACGATGGCGACCCTCGGCATGGCCGCGGAGTTCGCGAAGGACGGCGTCGCCGCGAACACCCTGTGGCCGCAGACGACGATCGCGACGGCCGCCGTGCAGTTCGCCCTCGGCGGCGATCGCATGATGAAGGTCAGCCGAACCCCCGAGGTCTACGCCGACGCGGCGTACGAGGTGCTCTGCAAGCCCGCCCGCGACTACACCGGCCAGACGCTGATCGTCGAGGACGTGCTGCGCGACGCGGGCGTCACCGACTTCTCTCGCTACGCGGCGACGCCGGGGACGCCCGACACCGAGCTGTTCCCCGACATCTTCCTCGACTGA
- a CDS encoding enoyl-CoA hydratase/isomerase family protein, which translates to MSDTILLQRDGALARLTFNRPASLNAMDFEMGRRWRDLAHELTSDGTVGAIVLDAGGPAFCAGGDVVQMATSGGSGSTITEMAGVIHDGIRTFVESSIPMVAAVQGAVAGGGLGLMLTADYVVAAPRAVFVSKYANIGLTPDLGVSTLLPAAIGQRRALQLLLTDTTIDAATALDWGLVAEVVDQPGDRAEQIARAWLDGASGAFGQAKRLVRTGAHRPFADNLDDEARTIGAAFDTDDSKTRVAAFAAASRSRRS; encoded by the coding sequence ATGAGTGACACGATCCTGCTGCAGCGCGACGGCGCGCTCGCCCGGCTGACCTTCAACCGCCCGGCGTCGCTGAACGCGATGGACTTCGAGATGGGCAGGCGCTGGCGCGACCTGGCGCACGAGCTGACGAGCGACGGCACGGTCGGAGCGATCGTGCTGGATGCCGGTGGCCCCGCGTTCTGCGCCGGCGGCGACGTCGTGCAGATGGCGACCTCCGGCGGCAGTGGCAGCACGATCACCGAGATGGCCGGGGTGATCCACGACGGCATCCGGACCTTCGTCGAGTCGTCGATCCCGATGGTCGCCGCGGTGCAGGGCGCCGTCGCCGGCGGCGGACTCGGCCTGATGCTGACGGCCGACTACGTCGTGGCCGCGCCGCGGGCCGTCTTCGTCAGCAAGTACGCGAACATCGGGCTGACGCCCGACCTCGGCGTCTCGACGCTGCTGCCGGCCGCCATCGGGCAGCGCCGCGCGCTGCAGCTGCTGCTCACCGACACGACGATCGATGCCGCCACGGCGCTCGACTGGGGGCTCGTGGCCGAGGTCGTCGATCAGCCGGGCGACCGCGCCGAGCAGATCGCGCGGGCCTGGCTCGACGGCGCGAGCGGCGCGTTCGGGCAGGCGAAGCGCCTGGTCCGCACGGGTGCCCACCGGCCGTTCGCCGACAACCTCGACGATGAGGCCCGCACGATCGGTGCCGCGTTCGACACCGACGACTCGAAGACCCGCGTCGCCGCTTTCGCCGCGGCATCCCGGTCCCGTCGTTCCTGA
- a CDS encoding SDR family NAD(P)-dependent oxidoreductase, whose protein sequence is MDIAGASALVTGGASGLGLATARRLAAQGAHVVVVDLLSSAGAEIAAELGGTFAAADVTDAAQVEAAVAAASAVAPLRVAVNCAGIAPPAKVLARDGSPNPVADFERIIRINLIGTYTVIAQAAAAMAATEPTASGDRGVIVNTASVAAFDGQIGQPAYSASKGGVHAMTLPIARELARSGIRVCTIAPGIMETPMLAGLPEAAQESLGQQVPYPARLGRPDEYAALVEHIVENGYLNGETIRLDGSIRMAPK, encoded by the coding sequence ATGGACATCGCCGGAGCATCCGCCCTCGTCACCGGGGGAGCCAGCGGCCTCGGGCTCGCCACCGCCCGCCGCCTCGCGGCGCAGGGCGCGCACGTCGTCGTCGTCGACCTGCTGTCGTCCGCCGGAGCCGAGATCGCGGCAGAGCTCGGCGGCACCTTCGCGGCCGCCGATGTGACGGATGCCGCACAGGTCGAGGCCGCCGTGGCCGCGGCATCCGCCGTCGCACCGCTGCGCGTCGCCGTGAACTGCGCCGGCATCGCGCCGCCCGCGAAGGTGCTCGCCCGGGACGGCTCGCCGAACCCGGTCGCGGACTTCGAGCGGATCATCCGCATCAACCTCATCGGGACGTACACCGTCATCGCGCAGGCAGCCGCGGCGATGGCCGCGACCGAACCCACGGCATCCGGGGACCGCGGTGTCATCGTGAACACGGCCTCCGTCGCCGCCTTCGACGGGCAGATCGGCCAGCCCGCGTATTCGGCGAGCAAGGGCGGCGTGCACGCGATGACCCTGCCGATCGCGCGCGAGCTGGCGCGCTCCGGCATCCGCGTCTGCACGATCGCGCCCGGGATCATGGAGACCCCGATGCTCGCGGGCCTCCCCGAAGCCGCGCAGGAGTCGCTCGGGCAGCAGGTGCCCTACCCGGCGCGACTAGGCAGGCCGGATGAGTATGCGGCGCTTGTGGAGCACATTGTCGAGAACGGTTACCTCAACGGTGAGACGATCCGTCTGGACGGCTCGATCCGCATGGCACCGAAGTGA
- a CDS encoding aminoglycoside 3'-phosphotransferase — translation MSIPQHDAPVPPIARRLARGAALAPVWTNKLGGMTLRTDDERFIKIGPVHLETSMADEAERLAWAAPYVRVPTVVEQGDDGETEWLVTRAIAGLSAVHPDWVARPETAVRAIGEGLRALHESLPVASCPFDWTVPSRVANAAQRGVVVPAVLREGPPIEQLVVCHGDACAPNTLIGDDGRWSGHVDMGQLGLGDRWGDIAVAAMSTGWNYGPGWDGLLLEAYGVEPDEERLAYYRDLWNAT, via the coding sequence ATGTCGATCCCGCAGCACGACGCTCCGGTGCCGCCGATCGCGCGCCGGCTCGCGCGCGGCGCTGCCCTCGCTCCGGTCTGGACCAACAAGCTCGGCGGGATGACGCTGCGCACCGACGACGAGCGTTTCATCAAGATCGGGCCCGTGCACCTCGAGACCTCGATGGCCGACGAAGCGGAGCGGCTGGCGTGGGCGGCGCCGTACGTCCGCGTACCGACCGTCGTCGAGCAGGGCGACGACGGCGAGACCGAGTGGCTCGTCACCAGAGCGATCGCCGGGCTCTCGGCCGTGCACCCCGACTGGGTGGCGCGCCCCGAGACGGCGGTCCGGGCGATCGGCGAGGGCCTTCGCGCACTGCACGAGAGTCTGCCCGTGGCATCCTGCCCGTTCGACTGGACCGTGCCCTCCCGGGTCGCGAACGCGGCGCAGCGTGGTGTGGTCGTGCCGGCCGTACTTCGCGAGGGTCCACCGATCGAGCAGCTCGTCGTCTGCCACGGCGACGCGTGCGCCCCCAACACGCTCATCGGCGACGACGGCCGATGGAGCGGTCACGTGGACATGGGCCAGCTCGGCTTGGGCGATCGATGGGGCGACATCGCCGTCGCCGCGATGAGCACCGGCTGGAACTACGGTCCCGGCTGGGACGGCCTGCTGCTCGAGGCGTACGGCGTCGAGCCGGACGAGGAACGCCTCGCGTACTACCGCGACCTCTGGAACGCGACGTGA
- a CDS encoding MmcQ/YjbR family DNA-binding protein yields MAEHPVMFRDDDPLLAVVRRHALALPEAQEKVSHGRPAFFTTKVFAYFGGSVRRGPGEFERHDTAVMVLPDAADEPALRQDLRFWTPAYLGPSGWLGIDLADLDETELAELLDASYRRTAPSRLVRRLDDPGGA; encoded by the coding sequence GTGGCTGAGCACCCGGTGATGTTCCGCGACGACGATCCTCTGCTGGCCGTCGTCCGCAGACATGCGCTCGCCTTGCCCGAGGCGCAGGAGAAGGTCAGTCACGGACGTCCGGCGTTCTTCACCACGAAGGTCTTCGCGTACTTCGGCGGGTCCGTGCGCCGTGGCCCGGGCGAATTCGAACGCCACGACACCGCGGTGATGGTCCTGCCGGATGCCGCTGACGAACCGGCCCTGCGCCAGGACCTGCGCTTCTGGACCCCCGCGTACCTCGGACCGTCGGGGTGGCTCGGGATCGACCTCGCCGACCTCGACGAGACCGAGCTCGCTGAACTCCTCGACGCCTCGTATAGGCGGACGGCGCCTTCGCGCCTCGTTCGCCGCCTCGACGACCCGGGGGGCGCTTAG